The following proteins are encoded in a genomic region of Candidatus Marinarcus aquaticus:
- the rpsI gene encoding 30S ribosomal protein S9: MAKVYATGRRKTSIAKVWLEAGNGQITINGQTLDAWLGGHEAIKKRVMQPLEVAKQETSVNVVVKTLGGGYSAQADAVRHGISRALVAFDEQFRAVLKPHGLLTRDARAVERKKYGRKKARKSGQFSKR, translated from the coding sequence ATGGCAAAAGTATACGCAACGGGAAGAAGAAAAACTTCTATCGCTAAAGTATGGTTAGAAGCTGGTAACGGACAAATTACAATCAACGGTCAAACTTTAGACGCATGGTTAGGTGGACATGAAGCAATTAAAAAAAGAGTAATGCAACCATTAGAAGTAGCTAAACAAGAGACTTCTGTAAATGTAGTTGTTAAAACACTTGGTGGTGGTTACTCTGCACAAGCTGACGCAGTTAGACACGGTATCTCTAGAGCTTTAGTTGCTTTTGATGAGCAATTCAGAGCAGTGCTTAAACCACACGGTTTATTAACACGGGATGCAAGAGCAGTTGAAAGAAAAAAATATGGACGAAAAAAAGCGAGAAAAAGCGGTCAATTCTCAAAAAGATAA
- the rplM gene encoding 50S ribosomal protein L13, translated as MKFTQMAKANEIERDWVVVDATDKVFGRIITEVATLLRGKHKPSYTPHVDCGDNVVIINASKAKFSGTKLESKNYYTHSGYFGSTKTHKMSEMLVNNPEKLYKLATRGMLPKTKLGKTMLKKLKVYAGAEHPHTAQIKG; from the coding sequence ATGAAATTTACTCAAATGGCAAAAGCTAACGAAATCGAGAGAGATTGGGTAGTAGTAGACGCAACTGATAAAGTATTTGGTAGAATTATTACTGAAGTAGCTACACTTTTAAGAGGGAAACACAAACCTTCTTATACTCCTCACGTTGATTGTGGAGATAACGTAGTTATCATCAATGCTTCTAAAGCAAAATTTTCTGGTACTAAACTAGAGTCTAAAAACTATTATACACACTCAGGGTACTTTGGTAGTACAAAAACTCACAAAATGTCTGAGATGTTAGTTAACAACCCAGAGAAGCTATACAAATTGGCTACTAGAGGTATGTTACCTAAAACTAAACTTGGTAAAACAATGTTAAAAAAATTAAAAGTATATGCAGGTGCTGAACACCCTCACACTGCGCAAATTAAAGGATAA